One Nocardia iowensis DNA window includes the following coding sequences:
- a CDS encoding glycosyltransferase — MGHFILSSSPIIGHLAPLLPVGTELVRRGHRVQVLTGSRFAEQVAAAGLEHVVMPAECDFDASDLDAAFPERTTKKGLAKLRFDIDNLFSNPMPHQYRALQSLLAKSRVDAVLVDSAFCGVLPLALQPKSERPAVFTAGVVPMYVSSRDTPPIGLGLQPIPNVFGRIRNAVLEMLVRKVIFAPCHRVFADRLREASGAELPGYFMDGTTLTDGILQLTCPSFEFPRSDLRPGLVSFVGPVLPPPPATFEPPAWWADLDSGKPVVLVTQGTIDNSDHSRLLLPTLHALADADVITVATTGGKQLTGDVPANARVAEFIPYAYLLPKVDVMVSNGGYGGLHYALSHGVPLIVGGDSEGKQDAAALVAWSGTGINLRTGSPKPKAIRKAVDKVLGTASYRTRAQDLRRELAGLSAVDTIADRMEASMRAQLAS, encoded by the coding sequence ATGGGACATTTCATTCTGAGTAGTTCGCCGATTATCGGGCATTTGGCACCACTATTGCCGGTCGGAACCGAGCTCGTCCGGCGTGGTCATCGCGTGCAGGTATTGACAGGCAGCCGGTTCGCGGAACAGGTCGCCGCCGCGGGTCTGGAGCATGTGGTGATGCCCGCCGAATGCGACTTCGACGCGAGCGATCTCGACGCCGCCTTTCCGGAACGGACGACCAAGAAGGGCTTGGCGAAGCTGCGTTTCGACATCGACAACCTCTTCTCCAACCCGATGCCGCATCAGTATCGAGCACTGCAGTCACTGCTGGCGAAGAGCCGGGTCGACGCGGTACTCGTCGACTCGGCGTTCTGTGGCGTGCTCCCGCTGGCGCTACAACCCAAGTCGGAACGACCCGCGGTGTTCACCGCGGGTGTGGTGCCGATGTATGTGTCCAGCCGCGATACCCCGCCGATCGGACTCGGCCTGCAACCGATCCCGAATGTCTTCGGGAGGATTCGCAATGCGGTGCTCGAAATGCTGGTTCGCAAGGTGATATTCGCGCCGTGCCACCGGGTGTTCGCCGATCGGCTGCGCGAGGCCTCTGGCGCCGAACTGCCGGGGTACTTCATGGACGGGACCACCCTCACCGATGGCATCCTGCAGCTGACCTGCCCGTCGTTCGAGTTTCCGCGCAGCGATCTGCGGCCGGGGCTGGTGAGCTTCGTCGGTCCCGTCCTGCCGCCACCGCCGGCCACCTTCGAACCGCCGGCCTGGTGGGCGGATCTGGATTCCGGTAAGCCGGTGGTGCTGGTGACGCAGGGGACGATCGACAACAGCGACCACTCGCGGCTGCTGCTGCCGACGCTGCACGCACTCGCCGACGCGGACGTCATCACCGTCGCGACGACCGGCGGAAAGCAGTTGACGGGCGACGTTCCCGCCAATGCCCGTGTCGCGGAGTTCATTCCGTATGCGTACCTGCTGCCGAAGGTCGACGTGATGGTCAGTAATGGCGGCTACGGCGGACTGCATTACGCGCTGTCGCACGGTGTGCCGTTGATCGTCGGCGGCGACAGTGAGGGCAAACAGGACGCGGCCGCTTTGGTGGCCTGGTCGGGAACCGGGATCAATCTGCGTACCGGGTCGCCGAAGCCGAAGGCGATCCGCAAGGCCGTCGACAAGGTGCTCGGCACCGCGTCTTACCGCACCAGGGCGCAAGACCTGCGGCGCGAGCTGGCCGGGCTGTCCGCGGTCGACACCATTGCCGACCGCATGGAAGCCAGCATGCGCGCGCAGCTGGCGTCTTGA
- a CDS encoding carbamoyltransferase family protein, with protein sequence MIVLGYNGFTHSSEIRISDHGSQDIDRYNVLGHDAAVSVTIDGTVVAAVEEERLNREKKTSQFPTNAIDWCLRKSGIELKDVDYFAFPWAVTDEVIKSIVLDIFTLAPTPTMAFGMTAEIGELYTKLLTHEAIAQDFRERTGFDIPAEKLILVPHHLAHLMCGYQIRGGGDSAFFISDGRGERESAIAGQIVGGKITLFDQMTMTSTNSVGLFYNNITRYLGFLPNNDEYKVMGLSAYCQTPTDKSIIDRFISLQDDGRIEFTVTTDNARGEHPYRDFFDDIFGGNDGNRESFEFRARVARAAQDVTEIATAHQVAALSKLTELSNLIIEGGVALNCVNNTKLLENSSFDSVDVSFGASDTGLAIGAAAFVGNQYGGVRPTPTGTYLGPDYTHEEMLAATHSYADRITVKELAAGEVPAKTAELLAEKVVIGWFQGAAEYGPRALGARSILANPMFEDIKDIINIRVKHREPFRPFAPMVLESTAEKLFEMGKLPTSPYMTFVVPVREEFQDKIPGACHVDGTSRVQTVSDAQNPIVAELLREVEKTTGVACVINTSFNVAGEPIVCSPTDAIECFLGTEIDYLVLGRLLIQKTAS encoded by the coding sequence ATGATCGTTCTGGGTTACAACGGTTTCACCCACAGCAGTGAGATCAGGATTTCTGATCACGGTAGCCAAGATATCGACAGATATAACGTGCTCGGCCATGACGCCGCGGTCTCCGTCACCATCGACGGCACCGTTGTCGCGGCCGTCGAGGAAGAACGGCTCAACCGCGAGAAGAAGACGTCACAATTCCCGACCAACGCCATCGACTGGTGTCTGCGCAAGAGCGGGATCGAGCTGAAGGATGTCGACTACTTCGCCTTCCCGTGGGCGGTCACCGACGAGGTGATCAAATCCATTGTGCTGGATATCTTCACCCTCGCACCGACTCCGACGATGGCCTTCGGGATGACGGCGGAAATCGGTGAGCTCTACACCAAGCTGCTCACGCACGAGGCGATTGCTCAGGATTTCCGGGAGCGCACCGGCTTCGACATCCCCGCGGAGAAGCTGATCCTCGTTCCGCACCACCTGGCGCACTTGATGTGCGGCTACCAGATCCGCGGCGGCGGCGACTCCGCCTTCTTCATCAGCGACGGCCGTGGTGAACGGGAATCGGCGATCGCCGGGCAGATCGTGGGTGGAAAGATCACCCTCTTCGATCAGATGACAATGACAAGCACCAACTCCGTTGGGCTCTTCTACAACAACATCACCCGCTATCTCGGCTTCCTGCCCAACAACGACGAGTACAAGGTCATGGGCCTGTCGGCGTACTGCCAGACGCCGACCGACAAGAGCATTATCGACCGGTTCATTTCCCTCCAGGACGACGGCCGGATCGAATTCACCGTCACCACCGATAATGCGCGGGGCGAACACCCTTATCGCGACTTCTTCGACGATATTTTCGGTGGTAACGACGGCAACCGGGAATCATTCGAATTCCGTGCCAGGGTCGCTCGTGCCGCGCAGGATGTCACCGAGATCGCCACCGCCCACCAGGTCGCGGCCCTGTCGAAGTTGACCGAACTCTCGAATCTGATCATCGAGGGTGGCGTCGCCCTGAACTGCGTGAACAACACGAAGCTGTTGGAGAACAGCAGTTTCGACAGCGTGGATGTGAGCTTCGGCGCCAGCGACACCGGCCTCGCGATCGGCGCCGCGGCATTCGTCGGAAACCAGTACGGCGGCGTGCGGCCCACTCCCACCGGCACCTACCTCGGCCCGGACTACACCCACGAGGAAATGCTGGCGGCGACCCACTCGTACGCGGACCGCATCACCGTCAAGGAGCTGGCTGCGGGCGAGGTCCCGGCCAAGACCGCGGAATTGCTGGCGGAGAAGGTGGTCATCGGCTGGTTCCAGGGAGCCGCCGAATACGGCCCCCGGGCACTGGGCGCGCGCAGTATCTTGGCGAACCCGATGTTCGAGGACATCAAGGACATCATCAATATCCGGGTCAAGCACCGTGAGCCGTTCCGCCCATTCGCCCCGATGGTGCTGGAATCGACCGCCGAGAAGCTTTTCGAAATGGGCAAGCTGCCGACGTCGCCCTACATGACGTTCGTGGTTCCGGTCCGGGAAGAATTCCAGGACAAGATTCCGGGTGCCTGCCATGTCGACGGCACCTCGCGGGTCCAGACGGTGTCCGATGCGCAGAACCCGATTGTTGCCGAGCTGCTGCGGGAGGTCGAGAAGACCACCGGCGTCGCGTGCGTGATCAACACATCGTTCAATGTCGCGGGCGAGCCGATTGTCTGCTCGCCGACCGACGCCATCGAATGCTTCCTCGGCACCGAGATCGATTATCTGGTCCTCGGCCGTTTGCTGATTCAGAAGACGGCGAGCTGA
- a CDS encoding bile acid:sodium symporter family protein encodes MDSPLVSVALPLALAVIMFGLGLSLTVADFTRIARTPKTVAIALACQLLLLPAVAFGLVLLFDLPPLLAVGMMLLAASPGGTTANLFSHLFRGDVALNVSLTAVNSVIAAVTLPLVTNFAIDYFEPEHGSGAVGLQFGKVVQVFAIVLIPVAIGMAVRRLSAEFADRMDRPVRIGSALTLVLVIVGTMIAERSNIIDYLIDVGPVTVLFCVLSLSAGYFVPRRLGVEDRQAIACSMEIGIHNSTIAITIAISVLDSTEMAVPAAVYGVLMFPIATAVGWLLTRGRARTALPDPA; translated from the coding sequence ATGGATTCTCCGCTTGTATCGGTCGCTCTACCATTGGCTTTGGCCGTTATAATGTTCGGGCTCGGGCTGTCTCTGACGGTGGCGGACTTCACTCGCATCGCCCGAACCCCCAAAACCGTCGCGATCGCGCTGGCGTGTCAGCTGCTGCTGTTGCCCGCCGTCGCCTTCGGTCTGGTGCTGTTGTTCGACCTGCCACCGCTGCTCGCGGTCGGGATGATGCTGCTCGCCGCCTCACCGGGCGGCACGACGGCTAATCTGTTCAGCCACCTGTTCCGTGGCGATGTCGCGCTGAATGTCTCACTCACCGCGGTCAATTCGGTCATCGCCGCAGTGACGCTTCCTTTGGTGACCAACTTCGCCATCGACTACTTCGAACCCGAGCACGGCTCCGGCGCGGTCGGCTTGCAGTTCGGCAAGGTGGTTCAGGTATTCGCGATCGTGCTGATCCCCGTCGCGATCGGGATGGCGGTGCGGCGGTTGTCGGCCGAGTTCGCCGACCGAATGGACCGGCCGGTGCGCATCGGGTCGGCGCTGACGCTGGTGCTGGTGATCGTGGGAACGATGATCGCCGAACGTTCCAACATCATCGACTATCTCATCGACGTCGGCCCCGTCACCGTGCTGTTCTGCGTGCTCAGCTTGTCCGCGGGCTACTTCGTCCCGCGCCGCCTCGGCGTCGAGGACCGCCAGGCGATCGCCTGCTCGATGGAGATCGGAATCCACAACAGCACCATCGCCATCACGATCGCCATCAGCGTCCTGGACAGCACCGAAATGGCTGTTCCCGCAGCGGTTTACGGCGTGTTGATGTTCCCGATTGCCACCGCCGTCGGCTGGCTGCTCACCCGCGGCCGAGCCAGGACCGCACTGCCGGACCCAGCCTAG
- a CDS encoding DUF6186 family protein, translated as MSDRAVIIIGFAVLLAAVLGALMVARLRRASVASLADTVAYAMSYRAVRIVAVLGWAWLGWHFLAR; from the coding sequence ATGAGCGACCGTGCGGTGATCATTATCGGGTTCGCCGTGCTGCTGGCTGCCGTACTCGGCGCGCTGATGGTGGCGCGGCTGCGCCGCGCCTCGGTCGCGTCCTTGGCGGATACAGTCGCCTATGCGATGAGTTACCGAGCCGTGCGGATCGTCGCCGTGCTGGGCTGGGCCTGGCTCGGCTGGCACTTCCTGGCGCGGTAG
- a CDS encoding M23 family metallopeptidase yields MRWTNPCRSGGWIFPSAVTTLVIATAIGMAVTIGPVSAEPTADGLDDAISDSLATQQIEPATDEPPVIDRMRSDGEWVFGAATVPEDSESEETPKSSLYVAKLDDDGDWQVALEGTPEFGHMVSDAPESVVSGSEKAALTAPQPRSGNSALSLPWKEGQAWFMGGGPHGISGSSRPYNSLDFNGGDGRVVAPASGHVYKTCVRNGSAEVKLVHNNGFTTTYYHMTDIIGAADGTEIAAGTYLGRASTQLPCGGFASGAHVHMSLYQGKQPVPVDGVTIGGWTFHEGPNAYGGFAERNGQQVRAGGRLMNYGGGDNSNPPKPPTPTDPKPPTPTDPKPPTDPKPPTDPKPPTTTNPKPPNPTQAKGTVRPHPDRNRNVNLRSGPGTWNSVVGAARNGDVLTIVCTARGEWLNGKWGATDLWNKLDNGKWISDGFLDTGSNGPVAPACQQNGPPNSADPGRGSDSEIPDNEGTEGEWTENDEAEGEWSDSEWPDDEWSDDEWSEEEWLEDGW; encoded by the coding sequence TTGAGATGGACAAATCCATGCCGCAGCGGCGGTTGGATATTTCCGAGTGCAGTCACCACCCTCGTCATCGCGACCGCCATCGGCATGGCGGTGACCATCGGCCCGGTCAGCGCCGAACCCACCGCCGACGGCCTGGACGACGCGATCAGCGACAGCCTCGCGACGCAGCAGATCGAACCCGCCACCGACGAGCCGCCGGTCATCGACCGCATGCGCAGCGACGGTGAATGGGTCTTCGGCGCCGCGACCGTCCCGGAGGACAGCGAGAGCGAGGAGACACCGAAATCGTCGCTGTATGTGGCGAAGCTGGACGACGACGGGGACTGGCAGGTCGCGCTGGAAGGCACCCCCGAGTTCGGCCACATGGTCAGTGACGCACCGGAATCGGTGGTCAGCGGCAGCGAGAAGGCGGCACTTACCGCGCCACAACCACGTTCGGGAAACAGTGCGCTCTCGCTCCCGTGGAAAGAGGGCCAAGCCTGGTTCATGGGCGGTGGGCCGCACGGTATCAGCGGCTCCAGTCGACCGTACAACTCACTGGACTTCAATGGCGGCGACGGCCGGGTTGTGGCGCCCGCATCCGGCCACGTCTACAAGACCTGTGTCCGCAACGGCAGTGCCGAGGTGAAACTGGTCCACAACAATGGTTTCACCACCACCTACTACCACATGACCGACATCATCGGCGCCGCCGACGGCACCGAGATCGCGGCGGGAACTTACCTGGGCCGGGCCAGTACTCAGCTGCCGTGCGGCGGCTTCGCCAGCGGCGCGCATGTGCACATGTCGCTCTATCAGGGCAAGCAGCCGGTGCCCGTCGACGGTGTGACCATCGGCGGCTGGACCTTCCACGAGGGGCCGAACGCCTACGGCGGATTCGCCGAGCGCAATGGTCAGCAGGTGCGGGCCGGCGGCAGGCTGATGAACTACGGCGGCGGTGACAACTCGAACCCACCGAAGCCGCCCACTCCGACGGACCCCAAGCCGCCGACGCCGACCGACCCGAAGCCGCCGACGGACCCGAAGCCGCCGACGGACCCGAAGCCACCGACCACGACGAACCCGAAGCCACCGAACCCCACCCAGGCCAAGGGCACCGTCCGTCCACATCCCGACCGGAATCGGAACGTCAACCTGCGGTCCGGTCCGGGAACGTGGAATTCGGTCGTCGGCGCGGCCCGCAATGGTGATGTCCTGACCATCGTCTGCACGGCGCGCGGTGAGTGGCTCAATGGCAAGTGGGGCGCCACCGACCTGTGGAACAAACTCGACAATGGAAAATGGATCAGCGACGGCTTCCTCGACACCGGAAGCAATGGACCGGTAGCGCCCGCATGTCAGCAGAATGGTCCCCCGAATTCCGCCGACCCAGGCCGCGGTTCGGACAGTGAAATTCCCGACAACGAAGGCACCGAAGGTGAATGGACAGAGAACGACGAAGCCGAGGGCGAATGGTCGGACAGTGAGTGGCCCGACGATGAATGGTCGGACGATGAATGGTCCGAGGAAGAATGGCTGGAAGACGGCTGGTAG